One segment of Solanum stenotomum isolate F172 chromosome 1, ASM1918654v1, whole genome shotgun sequence DNA contains the following:
- the LOC125853334 gene encoding origin of replication complex subunit 5 yields MGDEGNPQTPRRTTRASLSSTPNPKSSTGKLKSCNLLPLTIHDLAYGDESISFNDLISSLPGRRAQIIELLHLLGPLDSPMFPVFVYGGASTGKTSSILQTFKHLKRPFVYCSCITCYNPRILFESVLNQLLLHRRNESNRYSSTKRCERPSDFVNLLQEALHNVVDSLNGNVEKSSSKKSVGRARGKMVYLVFDNLELAREWDKSSNILPFLFKLYDILKMPEVGLIFLSNASPDTYYSDTGYVEPVPVYFPDYTEDELRQILMKNPKNPKLYSSFLGVVLRPFCRVTRRVDELLTAFSSLYQIYCEPLDDLGIVPNEDMKRKLFSHLQPHIGPSLNETFKVESRLSSDASANTNKWKGIAKKVGVSESSNEIDFHMSACAKYLLICAFLASRNPATLDASMFDSTGGSNNKKRKRSSEKSKEKKEIAEQELLLKGPGTFPLERLLAIFQCIVSVSEFLPDEVAQGDGGLEGESWTNGLLSDVLLELSSLCNANFISKGGSCPLEGANRYRSMVSEAMALKVAKSLKFPLAKYLYRGG; encoded by the exons ATGGGTGATGAAGGAAATCCACAAACTCCTAGAAGAACCACTAGAGCATCATTGTCTAGCACACCGAATCCAAAAAGTTCTACAGGGAAGTTAAAATCATGTAACTTGTTGCCTTTGACAATACATGATCTCGCTTATGGAGATGAATCAATTAGTTTCAATGATTTGATTTCTAGTTTACCTGGTAGACGTGCacaaattattgaattattacACCTTTTGGGCCCTTTGGATTCTCCAATGTTTCCTGTGTTTGTATATGGAGGTGCTTCGACTGGGAAAACAAGTTCGATTCTTCAGACATTTAAGCACCTAAAACGTCCATTTGTTTACTGCAGTTGTATAACGTGCTATAACCCAAGGATACTATTTGAATCTGTGTTGAACCAGTTATTGCTTCATAGAAGAAATGAAAGCAATCGTTATTCCAGTACGAAACGCTGTGAAAGGCCCTCCGATTTTGTAAATCTTTTGCAGGAGGCTCTTCATAATGTGGTAGATAGTTTGAACGGGAATGTGGAGAAATCAAGCTCGAAGAAGTCGGTGGGAAGGGCTAGGGGGAAAATGGTTTACTTGGTATTTGATAACTTGGAGCTTGCTCGTGAATGGGATAAGAGTTCCAACATATTGCCTTTTCTCTTTAAGCTCTATGATATTCTGAAAATGCCAGAAGTGGGTTTGATTTTTCTCAGTAATGCCTCACCTGACACTTATTACTCGGACACTGGTTATGTAGAACCCGTTCCTGTTTACTTTCCTGATTACACTGAGGATGAGCTTCGTCAAATCTTAatgaaaaacccgaaaaaccCAAAGCTATATTCTTCATTTCTTGG AGTGGTGTTGAGGCCATTTTGTCGAGTTACTCGGCGAGTTGATGAATTATTGACTGCATTCTCATCATTATATCAGATATATTGTGAACCTCTTGATGATTTAGGCATTGTTCCAAATGAAGATATGAAAAGAAAACTTTTTTCTCATCTTCAACCACATATTGGACCATCCCTGAACGAAACGTTCAAAGTTGAAAGCAGGCTGTCTTCTGATGCCTCAGCTAACACGAACAAATGGAAAGGCATTGCCAAGAAAGTTGGAGTTAGTGAATCTTCCAATGAGATAGACTTTCACATGTCTGCTTGTGCCAAATATCTTCTTATTTGTGCTTTCCTTGCTTCAAGAAATCCAGCTACACTTGACGCATCCATGTTTGACTCAACTGGAGGTTCCAATAACAAAAAACGAAAGAG GAGCTCGGAGAAGTCAAAAGAGAAGAAGGAAATTGCAGAACAAGAATTGCTCTTGAAGGGACCAGGAACGTTTCCCTTGGAAAGATTATTAGCCATCTTCCAGTGTATTGTATCTGTGTCAGAATTCTTACCTGATGAAGTAGCACAAGGAGATGGTGGATTGGAAGGAGAGAGTTGGACTAACGGGCTATTGTCTGATGTTCTTTTGGAATTATCAAGTCTGTGTAATGCCAATTTTATCAGTAAAGGCGGAAGTTGCCCCTTGGAAGGCGCTAATCGGTATCGATCTATGGTGTCTGAAGCAATGGCTCTTAAG GTTGCAAAGAGTCTAAAATTTCCTCTGGCAAAGTATTTATATAGAGGAGGATGA
- the LOC125875163 gene encoding ATG8-interacting protein 1-like isoform X2 produces the protein MASNEEGEETAPRGNEWEVVSLTQSAYAAAPGPKQVDSNDDNGSNAEYVAETSQAMFMSGHFVFPPSQHENLPLEPDVNEINNEQEGEDATPELVANEEEFEEDAALQRFSLVDKEHSIFGAANYSSYQSEEPMGFSATTEETNVLEESVEPSHQGLELGSSNLPKTKDEDDYDAANLPCQAWWKRRAASLVAHAKDTNALWSIFIAAAVMGLVIIGQKWQQERWQVLQMKWQAGVHSDRISRMFGPLSRLKDVIVGGDHRGTFIRGSGPAQH, from the exons atggCAAGTAATGAGGAAGGTGAAGAAACTGCTCCTCGTGGAAATGAGTGGGAAGTTGTATCACTCACACAATCAGCATATGCTGCTGCCCCTGGTCCAAAGCAGGTTGACTCGAATGATGATAATGGCAGTAACGCAGAGTATGTGGCTGAAACTTCCCAGGCAATGTTTATGTCTGGACACTTTGTCTTTCCACCAAGCCAACATGAGAATTTGCCATTGGAACCTGATGTAAATGAGATCAATAATGAACAGGAAGGTGAAGATGCTACTCCAGAACTTGTTGCTAATGAAGAGG AATTTGAAGAAGATGCAGCCCTGCAACGCTTTAGTTTGGTAGACAAAGAGCATAGTATCTTTGGTGCTGCTAACTATAGTTCATACCAGAGTGAAGAACCCATGGGTTTCTCCGCAACAACAGAGGAAACCAACGTTCTTGAAGAATCAGTTGAACCCTCTCACCAGGGCTTAGAATTGGGCAGTTCGAATTTGCCAAAGACAAAAGATGAAGATGATTATGATGCCGCTAACCTTCCTTGTCAAGCATGGTGGAAAAGACGGGCTGCTTCCCTAGTTGCCCATGCGAAAGACACAAACGCATTATGGTCTATTTTCATTGCTGCTGCTGTTATGGGCCTTGTGATTATTGGTCAGAAGTGGCAGCAAGAAAGGTGGCAAGTATTGCAAATGAAGTGGCAGGCTGGAGTCCATAGTGAC AGGATTAGCAGGATGTTTGGTCCACTATCTCGATTGAAAGATGTGATTGTTGGGGGTGATCACCGTGGTACATTTATCAGAGGGAGTGGACCAGCTCAACATTAG
- the LOC125852310 gene encoding cytochrome P450 86A8-like encodes MDIAIALFLFSFITCYLLWFTFISRSLKGPRVWPLLGSLPGLIENSERMHDWIVDNLRACGGTYQTCICAIPFLARKQGLVTVTCDPKNLEHILKTRFENYPKGPTWQAVFHELLGQGIFNSDGDTWLFQRKTAALEFTTRTLRQAMARWVNRAIQLRFCPILKTAQVEGKPVDLQDLLLRLTFDNICGLAFGKDPQTLAPGLPDNTFSSAFDRATEASLQRFILPEVVWKLKKWLGLGMEVSLSRSLVQLDKYMSDIINTRKLELMSQQKDGNPHDDLLSRFMKKKESYTDKFLQHVALNFILAGRDTSSVALSWFFWLVIQNPVVEQKILQEISTVLVETRGSDTSSWLEEPLAFEEVDRLTYLKAALSETLRLYPSVPEDSKHVVVDDVLPDGTFVPAGSSVTYSIYSAGRMKSTWGEDCLEFKPERWLTLDGKKFVMHEQYKFVAFNAGPRICLGKDLAYLQMKSVAAAVLLRHRLTVAPGHKVEQKMSLTLFMKDGLKVDLHPRDLTPFVNSVKEVQLIQLLNGDKDECS; translated from the coding sequence atgGATATTGCTATAGCTTTGTTCTTGTTTAGTTTCATAACATGTTACCTGCTATGGTTCACTTTCATTTCAAGATCTTTAAAGGGTCCACGTGTCTGGCCCTTATTGGGCAGTTTACCGGGTTTGATCGAAAACTCGGAACGTATGCATGACTGGATAGTAGACAATCTCCGCGCGTGTGGTGGCACGTACCAGACATGCATATGTGCAATACCGTTTTTGGCTAGGAAACAAGGGCTCGTGACGGTCACGTGCGACCCGAAGAATTTGGAGCATATATTGAAGACCCGATTCGAGAATTACCCGAAAGGTCCGACTTGGCAAGCTGTTTTTCATGAGCTGCTTGGACAAGGGATTTTTAATTCTGATGGTGACACGTGGCTTTTTCAAAGGAAGACGGCTGCGCTCGAGTTTACTACTCGAACGTTACGCCAAGCTATGGCCCGATGGGTTAATCGGGCCATACAGCTTAGGTTTTGTCCGATTCTTAAAACGGCTCAGGTTGAAGGGAAGCCGGTTGATTTGCAAGATCTATTGCTTCGGCTTACTTTTGATAATATTTGCGGCTTGGCTTTTGGTAAGGACCCGCAGACGTTGGCTCCCGGCTTACCCGATAATACGTTTTCATCGGCTTTTGATCGAGCCACGGAGGCGTCGCTGCAGCGGTTTATACTGCCAGAAGTTGTGTGGAAGCTGAAGAAATGGCTTGGGCTTGGAATGGAAGTCAGCTTGAGCCGAAGCCTTGTACAGCTGGACAAATACATGTCTGACATCATCAATACACGTAAGCTTGAGTTGATGAGTCAGCAAAAAGATGGAAATCCACATGATGACTTGTTATCAAGgtttatgaagaaaaaagaatcataCACGGACAAGTTCTTGCAACACGTGGCACTTAATTTCATCCTAGCTGGACGTGACACGTCATCGGTCGCGTTGAGTTGGTTTTTCTGGTTGGTCATTCAAAATCCAGTAGTTGAACAAAAAATCTTACAAGAAATATCCACGGTCTTGGTTGAGACACGTGGCAGTGACACGTCATCATGGCTCGAGGAGCCGTTAGCGTTCGAAGAGGTTGATCGGCTAACCTACTTGAAAGCTGCATTGTCAGAAACTCTCCGGCTCTATCCGTCGGTGCCGGAGGACTCGAAGCACGTGGTGGTCGATGACGTGTTGCCGGACGGGACATTTGTACCGGCTGGTTCGTCAGTAACATATTCAATATATTCAGCCGGAAGAATGAAGAGTACATGGGGAGAAGATTGTTTAGAATTCAAACCCGAAAGATGGTTAACCCTAGACGGTAAAAAGTTTGTTATGCATGAACAATATAAGTTTGTGGCATTTAATGCTGGTCCAAGGATATGTCTTGGGAAAGACTTGGCATACTTGCAAATGAAGTCGGTGGCGGCAGCAGTATTGCTCCGCCACCGACTCACAGTGGCTCCAGGCCATAAGGTAGAGCAAAAAATGTCGTTGACGCTTTTTATGAAAGATGGACTTAAAGTAGATCTTCATCCAAGAGACCTCACACCATTCGTGAATAGTGTAAAAGAGGTGCAATTAATCCAATTATTGAATGGGGACAAAGATGAATGTTCATAA
- the LOC125875163 gene encoding ATG8-interacting protein 1-like isoform X1 produces the protein MASNEEGEETAPRGNEWEVVSLTQSAYAAAPGPKQVDSNDDNGSNAEYVAETSQAMFMSGHFVFPPSQHENLPLEPDVNEINNEQEGEDATPELVANEEGKSDFYEGGTETKGSSTPEFPGIQFFDEKGNQLSIGAEFEEDAALQRFSLVDKEHSIFGAANYSSYQSEEPMGFSATTEETNVLEESVEPSHQGLELGSSNLPKTKDEDDYDAANLPCQAWWKRRAASLVAHAKDTNALWSIFIAAAVMGLVIIGQKWQQERWQVLQMKWQAGVHSDRISRMFGPLSRLKDVIVGGDHRGTFIRGSGPAQH, from the exons atggCAAGTAATGAGGAAGGTGAAGAAACTGCTCCTCGTGGAAATGAGTGGGAAGTTGTATCACTCACACAATCAGCATATGCTGCTGCCCCTGGTCCAAAGCAGGTTGACTCGAATGATGATAATGGCAGTAACGCAGAGTATGTGGCTGAAACTTCCCAGGCAATGTTTATGTCTGGACACTTTGTCTTTCCACCAAGCCAACATGAGAATTTGCCATTGGAACCTGATGTAAATGAGATCAATAATGAACAGGAAGGTGAAGATGCTACTCCAGAACTTGTTGCTAATGAAGAGGGTAAATCAGATTTTTATGAAGGAGGTACAGAAACTAAAGGATCGAGCACACCAGAATTTCCTGGTATtcaattttttgatgaaaaggGTAACCAGTTATCTATTGGTGCAGAATTTGAAGAAGATGCAGCCCTGCAACGCTTTAGTTTGGTAGACAAAGAGCATAGTATCTTTGGTGCTGCTAACTATAGTTCATACCAGAGTGAAGAACCCATGGGTTTCTCCGCAACAACAGAGGAAACCAACGTTCTTGAAGAATCAGTTGAACCCTCTCACCAGGGCTTAGAATTGGGCAGTTCGAATTTGCCAAAGACAAAAGATGAAGATGATTATGATGCCGCTAACCTTCCTTGTCAAGCATGGTGGAAAAGACGGGCTGCTTCCCTAGTTGCCCATGCGAAAGACACAAACGCATTATGGTCTATTTTCATTGCTGCTGCTGTTATGGGCCTTGTGATTATTGGTCAGAAGTGGCAGCAAGAAAGGTGGCAAGTATTGCAAATGAAGTGGCAGGCTGGAGTCCATAGTGAC AGGATTAGCAGGATGTTTGGTCCACTATCTCGATTGAAAGATGTGATTGTTGGGGGTGATCACCGTGGTACATTTATCAGAGGGAGTGGACCAGCTCAACATTAG